The following proteins come from a genomic window of Paenibacillus swuensis:
- a CDS encoding alpha-galactosidase, producing MTPIQFGNDHVTIILSDHHEGLWAYRVAAEDITIPVYAPRIQLNGTDIQCDVKQFQLNNNEPLLLPNGSVEYQVTGPVTVQPSLFLTITFRIAPTSPVIRFKYTFSSTGLLHMTKTNGSDELDYFSYNLKHFQPTEIRLSDYNELVHSYTLSEHRVQPSWFKYERMLMGPLLAAEDGSHTVLSGYEHGSQYPDMYTGFQLHSDYTVTVSAKKGNYPNLHALHPEESYTSIWFQFAVVRGSLKEMEHCYRTFILEDISLCNASRKPYIYYNTWAYQERNRHWNRSKYLDSMHLERVLNEIDTAAGLGVEVYVIDTGWYEKTGDWNVDLTRFPDGLQTVKARLDQYGMQLGLWFDPKVAAVSSQILKDHKHCAVSKNGIEPPPFAVWETELSQRMCLVSEYGDAFADHLIRLHQELGVTYFKWDAVGQYECDAAGHGHGSLTDSYEEREQSFAFRLATRLGELAERIALACPGAIIDLDVTESYRSFGLSFLTAGKYFLVNNGPYFPNYNVPADEKDPYYNYNLFFYPGPARGWICRTPLTYDKWIPSVLLLTHYLPDDPVTNQTVNIASLILGQNGLWGDLLGISQEGVSYIASLLGMYKQIREDMTAAPLLQTGQPGTNPEVYEKVNPVSGRGAVVLFANSFGQPFHKARNVQHTYITRNIVHEAVWCTPGVLVSIQEDGYAVIQAEFNEPGAAIIFFGVH from the coding sequence TTGACACCGATCCAGTTCGGCAATGATCACGTAACGATTATTTTGTCAGATCATCATGAAGGTTTATGGGCTTACCGTGTTGCAGCTGAAGACATTACCATTCCTGTATACGCGCCGCGGATTCAACTGAACGGCACCGATATCCAATGTGATGTTAAACAGTTTCAACTAAATAATAACGAACCCCTGCTTCTCCCCAATGGATCCGTCGAATATCAGGTTACCGGCCCGGTTACAGTGCAGCCCTCCCTGTTCCTCACCATTACTTTCCGCATCGCTCCGACAAGTCCTGTAATCCGCTTCAAATACACCTTTAGCAGCACAGGGTTACTGCACATGACGAAGACGAACGGCTCCGATGAACTCGATTATTTCTCCTACAATTTGAAACATTTTCAACCTACGGAAATTCGGCTCTCGGACTATAACGAGCTTGTGCACAGCTACACTTTAAGCGAACATCGGGTTCAGCCAAGTTGGTTCAAGTATGAGCGGATGTTAATGGGACCGCTGCTGGCTGCGGAGGATGGCAGCCATACCGTCTTGTCAGGTTACGAGCACGGTTCCCAGTACCCGGATATGTATACGGGATTTCAACTTCATTCGGATTATACCGTGACTGTAAGCGCGAAGAAGGGCAATTATCCGAACTTGCATGCACTTCATCCGGAGGAATCCTATACTTCCATATGGTTTCAGTTCGCGGTCGTGCGGGGTTCCCTTAAAGAGATGGAACACTGTTACCGAACGTTCATCCTGGAGGATATCAGTCTGTGCAATGCATCCCGCAAGCCGTATATTTATTACAATACATGGGCTTATCAAGAACGTAACCGGCATTGGAACCGATCCAAGTATCTGGATTCCATGCATCTGGAACGGGTTCTGAATGAAATTGACACGGCTGCCGGGTTAGGGGTTGAAGTCTATGTCATTGATACAGGATGGTATGAAAAGACCGGTGACTGGAACGTTGATTTGACCCGGTTTCCGGACGGTCTGCAAACCGTCAAGGCCCGATTGGACCAATACGGGATGCAGCTCGGACTGTGGTTTGATCCCAAGGTCGCGGCCGTCTCCAGCCAAATTCTGAAGGATCATAAGCATTGCGCTGTTTCCAAAAATGGAATCGAACCACCTCCTTTCGCGGTATGGGAAACCGAACTCAGCCAGCGGATGTGTCTTGTCAGCGAATATGGGGACGCCTTCGCCGACCATCTGATTCGGTTACATCAAGAATTAGGCGTAACCTACTTCAAGTGGGATGCGGTAGGTCAGTACGAATGTGACGCAGCCGGTCACGGACACGGTTCATTGACTGATTCCTATGAAGAGCGGGAACAATCCTTCGCTTTCCGGTTGGCGACAAGGCTGGGTGAATTGGCCGAGAGAATTGCCCTCGCTTGTCCGGGAGCCATTATTGATCTTGATGTTACGGAAAGTTATCGCTCCTTCGGACTTTCCTTTCTCACGGCAGGCAAGTATTTCCTGGTGAATAACGGACCCTATTTCCCTAATTATAATGTTCCCGCCGATGAGAAGGACCCTTATTATAATTACAATCTTTTCTTTTATCCGGGTCCAGCAAGAGGATGGATCTGCAGAACACCGCTTACTTATGACAAATGGATACCTTCCGTACTGTTGCTGACCCATTATCTTCCTGATGATCCTGTAACCAACCAAACCGTTAATATAGCTTCGCTCATCTTGGGACAGAACGGACTCTGGGGCGATCTGCTTGGCATTTCTCAAGAAGGCGTATCGTATATCGCCTCCTTGCTGGGCATGTATAAGCAAATCCGGGAGGATATGACCGCTGCCCCGTTGCTTCAAACCGGACAGCCCGGAACCAACCCGGAAGTCTATGAGAAGGTAAATCCCGTAAGCGGACGCGGCGCCGTGGTTCTGTTCGCTAACTCATTCGGACAGCCTTTTCATAAGGCTCGTAACGTTCAACATACTTACATCACCCGGAACATCGTTCACGAAGCGGTATGGTGTACACCCGGAGTGCTTGTGTCCATTCAGGAAGACGGATATGCCGTCATTCAAGCCGAGTTTAATGAGCCCGGCGCAGCCATCATATTCTTTGGCGTTCATTAG
- a CDS encoding discoidin domain-containing protein translates to MRKIKWLMSLVLLFLFPVSASAESWQAVPMVSQAILNSGNTGGEGGQWPLAIGISKADPNFMMYGTDVGGVYRSTNGGGQWEPANIGLHSVGASSFAFDPANANRVLAVGAGSGPMDWNGVYLSTDKAQSWSLVKGAKISGFRDIRDQLDYDPASYDANLGYTKTAYWSRIENDAPQWGTPEIHPAIYKSTDGGQNWQELASTAAYAGGIIRVHPSAGTVYAANGNGFYKSNDGGLTFTIKLSGAITGMDVVHKTGSENVVYLTKSDGLYKSTNSGEQFTKVNSASFPPSPFNLKASSADPNKLITGSDQGSYNWKRYYTTDGGANWSVGTDDAANSWIPNNNRPVVLALHPTDSAKAWSFGGDFIMRTTNSGANWAWANNGNTGIMTGGKFAFNVFNPNLLYIGSQDYDGMLTNDGGATWARSGLLGEYWGGWVYGGYAASAQIYYGGVPDVNNYGGPKYLKITRNGGTTVVNTGIQLSGLDTSYGDPTDANILFAWNHRSTDGGISWTPMVNCVGVLTHSPVGNKELYGTNGTGIVRSTDKGATWQTLYTFNNVNIRDLAYDHIRNQLYIVNEWSTLYKYDLNTGLLDELKENMPADQFGNRHMRSVAVDPVDPSIVYVAGAANTYQTDTSVVRSTDGGETWTTLTRSKRLNNTQFGKDGGHEAYVIRVHPLTREAWVGTVCYGVWKIAAPSSATSALNRSGWTVTGTPTEAYHPAGNAIDGNAGTAWQSGASQSNGHSLVIDMKSEKRFNQLVLDTGSSNNDYPRGYEVYVSVNGTQWGTKVASGTGNGAMTSITFAAQKARYIKVIQTGSTGWWWTVSELNVYMPDSFQLADRTGWTATASHRNSDAWQAVDGKPDNIWQSGASMSNGMWFVVDMKQTVSMNKLVLDTGANASGDYPRGYQIMVSGDGANWGSAIATGTGNGQYVTATFALQQARYVRILQTGNAGNWWSIKDVFAHNSTL, encoded by the coding sequence TTGAGGAAGATCAAGTGGTTGATGTCCTTAGTGCTTCTGTTTCTGTTTCCTGTAAGCGCTTCAGCCGAAAGTTGGCAAGCGGTGCCCATGGTCTCCCAAGCGATACTGAACTCAGGCAATACCGGCGGGGAAGGAGGACAATGGCCGTTAGCCATCGGGATTTCCAAAGCGGATCCCAACTTTATGATGTACGGTACGGATGTGGGCGGCGTTTATCGAAGTACGAACGGAGGCGGGCAATGGGAGCCGGCCAATATCGGATTACATTCGGTTGGGGCTTCTTCCTTCGCCTTTGACCCCGCGAATGCGAACCGGGTGCTCGCCGTCGGAGCGGGATCGGGTCCGATGGACTGGAACGGCGTGTATTTATCAACAGACAAAGCGCAAAGCTGGAGCCTTGTAAAAGGGGCCAAAATCAGCGGCTTCCGTGATATCCGTGATCAGTTGGACTACGACCCTGCCAGCTACGACGCTAATCTGGGCTATACGAAGACGGCGTACTGGTCAAGGATTGAGAACGATGCGCCTCAATGGGGGACACCCGAAATTCATCCTGCGATATACAAATCAACGGATGGAGGACAGAACTGGCAGGAGCTTGCGAGTACAGCGGCTTATGCCGGCGGAATCATCCGTGTTCATCCTTCGGCTGGAACTGTATATGCGGCCAACGGAAACGGATTCTATAAGAGTAACGACGGAGGATTAACGTTCACGATCAAGTTGAGTGGCGCGATTACTGGGATGGATGTTGTCCATAAAACCGGCAGTGAAAATGTAGTTTATTTGACCAAATCCGATGGCCTCTACAAATCAACCAACAGCGGCGAACAATTTACGAAGGTAAATTCGGCATCGTTCCCGCCAAGTCCGTTCAATCTGAAAGCGAGTTCAGCCGACCCGAATAAGCTCATTACCGGGTCTGATCAGGGAAGCTATAACTGGAAAAGGTATTACACAACAGACGGGGGAGCTAATTGGAGTGTCGGCACAGATGATGCAGCGAACAGTTGGATTCCGAATAACAACCGTCCTGTTGTGCTCGCGCTGCATCCGACTGATTCAGCCAAAGCATGGTCATTCGGCGGTGATTTCATCATGCGGACTACCAACTCCGGGGCTAACTGGGCCTGGGCTAACAACGGCAACACAGGCATTATGACCGGCGGAAAATTCGCCTTTAACGTCTTCAATCCGAATCTGTTGTATATTGGTTCGCAGGATTACGACGGCATGCTTACGAATGACGGGGGTGCGACTTGGGCCAGATCGGGTCTTCTGGGCGAATATTGGGGCGGCTGGGTGTACGGCGGTTATGCGGCTTCCGCACAAATCTATTACGGAGGTGTTCCTGATGTAAATAACTACGGCGGTCCCAAGTATCTCAAGATCACCAGAAACGGCGGAACTACTGTGGTTAACACGGGAATTCAACTAAGCGGACTCGATACATCTTACGGGGATCCGACAGATGCCAACATTCTCTTCGCCTGGAACCACAGAAGCACCGACGGTGGTATCTCTTGGACACCCATGGTGAATTGTGTTGGTGTTCTGACGCATAGCCCTGTCGGGAACAAAGAATTGTACGGGACGAACGGAACAGGCATTGTGCGGTCCACCGATAAAGGAGCAACTTGGCAAACATTGTATACATTTAACAATGTTAACATCCGGGACTTGGCGTACGATCACATCCGAAACCAATTGTACATTGTGAATGAGTGGAGTACTTTGTATAAGTATGATCTGAATACCGGTTTACTGGATGAATTAAAGGAGAATATGCCCGCGGATCAATTCGGTAACCGGCATATGCGGTCGGTTGCGGTCGATCCTGTGGATCCGAGCATTGTTTATGTGGCAGGTGCCGCCAACACCTATCAAACGGATACTTCGGTTGTCCGTTCCACAGACGGCGGTGAAACCTGGACCACACTTACCCGCAGCAAAAGGCTAAACAACACGCAGTTTGGTAAAGACGGCGGTCATGAAGCTTATGTAATTCGGGTGCATCCTCTCACGAGGGAAGCCTGGGTTGGTACGGTGTGTTATGGTGTCTGGAAAATCGCAGCACCTTCCTCGGCAACAAGCGCGCTGAATCGTTCCGGCTGGACAGTTACAGGGACGCCTACCGAAGCTTACCATCCTGCGGGGAATGCCATAGACGGTAATGCCGGCACGGCATGGCAGTCCGGTGCTTCCCAGTCCAACGGGCACAGCTTGGTGATCGACATGAAATCAGAGAAGAGATTTAATCAACTGGTATTGGATACAGGCAGTTCCAACAACGATTACCCGCGAGGTTATGAAGTGTATGTATCCGTCAACGGTACGCAATGGGGGACGAAGGTAGCTTCCGGCACAGGCAACGGGGCTATGACGTCCATCACATTCGCGGCGCAGAAAGCAAGGTATATTAAGGTGATACAAACCGGCAGTACAGGGTGGTGGTGGACGGTCAGTGAATTAAATGTCTATATGCCCGACTCGTTTCAGCTGGCGGATCGTACAGGATGGACGGCCACGGCTTCCCACCGAAACAGCGACGCCTGGCAGGCGGTTGACGGTAAACCGGATAATATCTGGCAGAGCGGGGCATCCATGTCGAACGGTATGTGGTTTGTCGTGGATATGAAACAAACGGTTTCGATGAACAAATTGGTTCTGGACACCGGAGCCAACGCGTCCGGAGATTATCCCCGAGGTTATCAGATCATGGTTTCGGGCGACGGTGCCAATTGGGGAAGTGCGATAGCAACAGGTACGGGTAACGGTCAATATGTTACGGCTACTTTCGCATTACAACAAGCCCGATATGTCCGGATTCTCCAAACGGGGAATGCCGGAAACTGGTGGTCCATCAAAGATGTATTTGCACACAATTCGACCTTGTAG
- a CDS encoding beta-galactosidase trimerization domain-containing protein — MSARYAQRLGMDFLGMTGKFHTFWGEFGGYKHPNALRYETSLSLANGARCSIGDQLHPLGLMDEATYTLIGKAYSEVAEKEPWCENVKNVADVGLLSVEAAGIHTPETQAEYTSESDSGAVRILLEGNILFDVLDLEADFSNYKVLILPDGIQITPVLEAKLTPYLSAGGKILASGASGLRTDGQELALDLGVKRLGENQYRPSYFKPYFELESLGKSSFVMYGKGQNVERTESGTVLGDVENSYFNRDIFTFCSHQHSPSTLNSAGPGMVESSNGIYLAWNVFEDYATKGSLVLKEIVLYALKRMLSDEITVTTNLPAQGVTTLQHQEEHQRYVQHLLYASPVKRGNGVEIIEDIVPIYNVKAAVKVGSVDVKEVYLAPQMIKLPYKVSGNYVSYTVPSMECHQMIVIEY, encoded by the coding sequence TTGTCGGCTCGTTACGCTCAACGGCTCGGCATGGACTTCCTGGGGATGACGGGGAAATTTCATACCTTCTGGGGTGAATTCGGAGGTTACAAGCATCCGAATGCCCTGCGCTATGAGACTTCTTTAAGCTTAGCCAATGGTGCCCGATGCTCGATAGGCGATCAGCTTCATCCCCTAGGATTAATGGATGAGGCAACCTATACACTCATTGGGAAGGCTTACAGCGAGGTGGCGGAGAAGGAACCATGGTGCGAGAACGTAAAGAATGTCGCGGATGTGGGCTTGTTATCCGTTGAAGCGGCCGGCATACATACTCCTGAAACGCAGGCCGAGTATACAAGTGAATCCGATTCAGGAGCTGTACGAATCCTGCTGGAAGGAAACATTTTATTTGATGTGCTTGATCTGGAAGCCGATTTTAGTAACTATAAGGTGCTCATCCTACCTGACGGAATCCAAATCACGCCGGTTCTGGAAGCAAAGTTAACCCCTTACCTATCGGCAGGCGGCAAAATTCTGGCTTCCGGCGCATCGGGTCTTCGGACGGACGGACAAGAACTCGCTTTGGATCTTGGCGTCAAACGGCTGGGCGAAAATCAATATAGACCGAGCTACTTCAAGCCCTATTTTGAACTGGAAAGTTTGGGGAAATCCTCCTTCGTTATGTATGGAAAAGGGCAGAATGTGGAACGAACTGAAAGCGGAACGGTGCTGGGAGATGTTGAGAATTCGTATTTTAACCGGGATATATTCACCTTCTGTTCGCATCAGCATAGCCCAAGCACGCTTAACAGCGCAGGTCCGGGGATGGTTGAAAGCAGCAACGGCATTTATCTGGCCTGGAATGTGTTTGAGGATTACGCTACAAAGGGCAGTCTCGTATTGAAGGAAATTGTGTTATATGCATTGAAACGGATGTTATCGGATGAGATTACAGTGACAACGAACTTGCCCGCGCAAGGCGTGACCACGTTGCAGCATCAGGAAGAGCATCAACGTTATGTACAGCATTTACTTTATGCCTCTCCTGTAAAGCGTGGAAACGGTGTGGAGATTATTGAGGATATCGTCCCGATCTATAATGTGAAAGCGGCCGTTAAAGTAGGCTCCGTTGACGTAAAGGAGGTCTATCTTGCCCCGCAGATGATTAAGCTTCCGTACAAGGTAAGCGGTAATTATGTGAGTTACACCGTGCCGAGTATGGAATGTCATCAGATGATCGTGATCGAATACTAG
- a CDS encoding TetR/AcrR family transcriptional regulator: MARNKYPEETVNQILTVSLNLFIQKGYEQTSIQDIINELGGLTKGAVYHHFKSKEEILQAVTEHLFKGVDEMLSGVRDDNGLTGLEKLRKISQVSLDNPAHDEMASAAPNLLRNPKLLAAQIENIIEKAVPLYIQPIIEQGMRDGSIRTDYPRELSEALMILTNIWLNPMVIPASPEAVLRKLRFFNEILKGLGLELFEEQMFQRYEKLLRMSASKVSIEN, encoded by the coding sequence ATGGCCAGGAATAAATATCCTGAAGAAACAGTCAACCAGATTCTAACCGTATCTCTTAACCTGTTCATCCAGAAGGGATACGAGCAAACCTCCATTCAGGATATCATCAACGAGTTAGGCGGGCTGACCAAAGGGGCAGTTTACCATCACTTCAAGTCGAAAGAGGAAATCTTACAGGCCGTCACTGAGCATTTGTTCAAAGGTGTTGACGAGATGCTGTCCGGTGTTCGGGACGACAATGGGCTGACCGGTTTGGAAAAGCTGCGCAAGATTTCCCAGGTCTCACTCGACAATCCCGCCCATGACGAAATGGCATCGGCGGCGCCGAACCTCTTACGCAATCCGAAGCTATTGGCGGCACAGATCGAGAACATCATTGAAAAAGCCGTACCCCTGTATATCCAGCCCATCATCGAGCAGGGGATGCGAGACGGTTCGATCCGAACCGACTATCCAAGGGAGCTTAGCGAAGCGTTGATGATTCTCACCAACATCTGGCTAAACCCGATGGTTATCCCTGCTTCGCCCGAGGCGGTGCTGCGAAAGTTAAGATTTTTCAACGAAATATTGAAAGGTCTGGGGCTTGAGCTGTTCGAAGAGCAAATGTTTCAACGATACGAGAAACTGCTACGTATGTCAGCTAGTAAAGTCAGCATAGAAAACTAA
- a CDS encoding pentapeptide repeat-containing protein translates to MMNKKMNTRSMEQQVVTNFSGSNLVNSDLGGVKAHKGQFNHSALHSSDFSGADLTGSSFKSSDVRNANFDGANLTDCSFLALDLSKASFNKSILVRTNFNSSQLDGATFTGVRLKDVTLTTTDLKTTKFKDCLFDGVDFKYADLSGQRFDGQTFIGVKFDRAALSNTSFKGATLSNVSFHPGFTLTKKYYRLIKTICFDGATMDKLTYAALKGMEANLSKVTVN, encoded by the coding sequence ATGATGAATAAGAAAATGAACACCCGCTCAATGGAGCAGCAAGTTGTGACTAACTTTAGCGGCAGTAACCTGGTAAATAGCGACCTTGGGGGCGTTAAGGCTCATAAAGGACAGTTTAATCACAGCGCGCTGCATAGCTCCGACTTTTCTGGCGCGGATTTGACGGGAAGTTCGTTTAAGAGCAGCGATGTACGCAATGCCAACTTTGACGGCGCGAATCTGACGGACTGCAGCTTCTTAGCACTGGACCTTTCGAAAGCAAGCTTTAATAAGTCGATACTTGTAAGAACCAATTTCAACAGCTCCCAGCTTGACGGAGCTACATTCACGGGAGTTAGACTGAAAGACGTCACGTTAACGACGACCGATCTGAAAACAACGAAATTCAAAGACTGTTTATTTGATGGGGTTGACTTCAAGTACGCCGATCTGAGCGGGCAGCGTTTCGACGGACAGACGTTTATCGGGGTGAAGTTTGACCGAGCAGCATTAAGCAACACTTCGTTCAAGGGCGCCACATTAAGCAATGTTTCTTTCCACCCAGGGTTTACTTTGACTAAAAAGTACTATCGCTTAATCAAAACGATCTGCTTTGACGGGGCGACGATGGATAAGCTGACCTATGCTGCGCTCAAAGGCATGGAAGCCAATTTGTCAAAAGTTACAGTTAACTAA
- a CDS encoding ABC transporter ATP-binding protein: protein MKTVQTKSIQVKGLQKTYKQLHVLKGVDFEVEKGSIFALLGSNGAGKTTIVKILTTLLKSDSGTAIVNGFDVASKPDHVRQSISLTGQFAAVDEILTGRENLIMLAKLRHLQHPRQVADDMLQRFGLTDAADRKASTYSGGMRRRLDIALSLVGNPQIVFLDEPTTGLDPEARIEVWKIVKELADGGTTIFLTTQYLEEAEQLADRIAILHEGRIIANGTLSELKKRFPPAKAEYVEKQATLEEIFLAIIDNKEAM, encoded by the coding sequence ATGAAAACCGTGCAAACCAAGTCCATTCAAGTAAAAGGCTTGCAAAAAACCTACAAGCAGCTTCATGTCCTGAAGGGCGTAGATTTTGAAGTGGAAAAGGGCAGTATTTTCGCCCTGCTCGGCTCTAACGGGGCTGGCAAGACAACGATTGTCAAAATCCTCACTACGCTGCTCAAATCGGACAGCGGAACCGCGATCGTTAACGGCTTTGATGTTGCATCAAAGCCGGACCATGTGCGGCAGTCGATCAGTTTGACCGGGCAATTCGCCGCGGTTGACGAGATTCTGACCGGACGGGAAAATCTGATCATGCTTGCCAAGCTGCGTCATCTCCAACATCCACGTCAGGTTGCGGACGATATGCTTCAACGCTTCGGCTTGACGGATGCCGCGGACCGAAAGGCATCTACTTATTCGGGCGGAATGCGCCGCAGGCTCGACATCGCGCTGAGCCTTGTGGGAAATCCGCAGATCGTGTTCCTTGACGAGCCGACAACCGGGCTTGACCCTGAGGCTCGAATCGAGGTTTGGAAGATCGTTAAGGAGCTTGCTGATGGCGGTACGACGATCTTTCTTACCACGCAGTATCTGGAGGAGGCCGAGCAACTTGCCGACCGAATTGCCATTTTGCATGAGGGTAGAATTATTGCTAACGGCACGCTTTCGGAATTGAAAAAACGGTTCCCGCCAGCCAAGGCAGAGTACGTTGAGAAACAAGCGACATTAGAGGAAATCTTCCTCGCCATCATTGACAATAAGGAGGCAATGTAA
- a CDS encoding ABC transporter permease, with protein sequence MDTVKKHFVSDMGVMLGRSMRHIFRSMDTIVTVCVTPIAMMLLFVYVFGGAIQTGTDNYVNYLLPGILLIAIASSVAYTAYRLFLDKQRGIIERFHTMPITRSAVLWGHVLTSVVSNVLSLVIIVLVALLMGFRSSAGVLPWLAVAGILVLFTLALTWVAAIAGLSASSVEGASAFSYPLIFLPFISSAFVPTDSMPKVVRAFADNQPVTSIVEAIRALLSNQPVGNDIWIALAWCIGIMIVAYVFAMRAYNKRV encoded by the coding sequence ATGGATACGGTAAAGAAACATTTTGTCAGCGATATGGGTGTTATGCTCGGACGTTCTATGCGCCATATTTTCCGTAGCATGGACACCATCGTCACGGTCTGCGTCACTCCGATCGCCATGATGCTGCTATTCGTGTATGTGTTCGGCGGCGCCATTCAAACCGGCACGGATAACTACGTGAACTATTTATTGCCCGGCATCCTGTTGATTGCGATTGCCAGCAGTGTTGCTTATACGGCTTACCGCCTGTTTCTGGATAAGCAACGGGGCATCATTGAGCGGTTCCATACGATGCCGATTACGCGTTCCGCCGTGCTGTGGGGGCATGTGCTGACCTCGGTGGTATCCAATGTCCTATCTCTTGTCATTATCGTTCTCGTAGCACTATTGATGGGCTTCCGCTCATCGGCGGGTGTACTGCCTTGGCTTGCCGTTGCCGGCATTCTCGTGCTGTTCACTCTGGCCTTGACTTGGGTCGCGGCGATTGCCGGACTGTCCGCGAGCTCGGTAGAAGGTGCAAGCGCGTTTTCCTATCCGCTGATCTTCCTGCCGTTTATCAGCTCGGCCTTTGTGCCGACGGATTCGATGCCGAAGGTCGTTCGCGCTTTTGCCGATAACCAGCCGGTAACTTCGATCGTGGAAGCCATTCGCGCACTGCTGTCGAATCAGCCGGTGGGCAATGATATATGGATCGCACTTGCGTGGTGCATCGGGATTATGATTGTGGCCTATGTCTTTGCCATGCGGGCGTATAATAAGCGGGTGTGA
- a CDS encoding helix-turn-helix transcriptional regulator encodes MAKSKRLIEIMMAVNKKKSFNAKELASEFGVSTRTIIRDMQELSALGVPFYSEVGQHGGYKMINERMLPPVAFTEGEALAVFFASHALRHYEDLPFEAETYSVLRKFYSYMPEDIRNRIDQMRKRFDLVTPMRHTSTPYLSLLLDAAIDQNVVRVEYESKQNKQSRDIQPIGIYASNGFWYCPAYCFYRRDIRLFRCDRVRSVELSELKAVDLTQVHTGNWESYMEEEGPVMELYVELTATGVQRCESVLWPAHKMQIHVREDGTGWMDDPIHASSLPFFGQYFIGLGMDAKVNAPDELIHVMREMLDKLMAQYR; translated from the coding sequence ATGGCAAAGTCCAAAAGACTGATTGAAATTATGATGGCCGTCAACAAAAAAAAATCTTTCAACGCCAAAGAGCTTGCCAGTGAATTCGGAGTTTCCACACGGACAATTATACGGGATATGCAGGAATTGAGCGCGCTGGGGGTTCCTTTTTATTCGGAGGTCGGTCAGCATGGGGGATATAAGATGATTAACGAGAGAATGCTGCCCCCAGTTGCATTTACGGAAGGCGAAGCGCTTGCTGTTTTTTTTGCCAGCCATGCATTGAGGCACTACGAGGACCTCCCGTTTGAGGCGGAAACATATTCAGTGTTGCGGAAATTTTACTCTTATATGCCGGAAGATATTCGGAACCGTATCGACCAAATGCGTAAACGATTTGATCTGGTAACGCCGATGAGACATACAAGCACGCCTTATTTGAGCTTGTTGCTGGATGCAGCGATCGATCAGAACGTGGTGCGGGTGGAATACGAATCGAAACAAAATAAGCAATCAAGAGATATTCAGCCGATTGGAATTTATGCAAGTAACGGGTTCTGGTATTGTCCGGCCTATTGCTTCTACCGCCGAGATATTCGCTTGTTTCGCTGTGACCGGGTTAGGTCTGTTGAGCTGTCCGAACTGAAAGCGGTCGATTTGACGCAAGTGCATACAGGAAACTGGGAATCTTACATGGAGGAGGAAGGTCCGGTTATGGAACTTTACGTTGAGCTTACTGCAACAGGGGTGCAGAGATGCGAGTCCGTACTGTGGCCTGCGCACAAAATGCAAATCCATGTCCGAGAAGACGGCACAGGATGGATGGACGATCCAATCCACGCGAGCAGCCTTCCATTTTTCGGCCAATATTTTATTGGATTGGGTATGGATGCAAAGGTAAATGCGCCAGACGAGCTGATCCATGTTATGAGAGAAATGCTGGACAAACTAATGGCGCAATATCGGTAG
- a CDS encoding VOC family protein, with product MTMRSTSFIILDGQAAEAIEFYREALNSELLYKTTYGEGKDADHLPEEWRTRISHAVLQTGENDMMVVDLFPGQPYVIGNQVNICITATQQSEIEAMYNKFREKGQVLFPLQETEFSPCFGIVKDHYNITFQFYMNDTTSSWS from the coding sequence ATGACAATGCGCTCAACATCGTTCATTATCCTGGATGGGCAAGCTGCGGAAGCTATTGAGTTTTACAGGGAAGCGTTGAACTCAGAACTACTGTACAAAACTACGTACGGGGAAGGTAAGGATGCCGACCATTTGCCTGAAGAATGGAGAACCCGTATTTCCCATGCCGTGTTGCAAACCGGTGAGAATGATATGATGGTAGTTGACCTCTTTCCGGGGCAACCTTATGTTATCGGAAATCAGGTGAATATTTGCATTACAGCGACGCAACAAAGTGAGATTGAAGCAATGTACAATAAATTTAGGGAAAAAGGGCAAGTGTTGTTCCCGTTGCAGGAAACTGAATTCAGTCCTTGCTTCGGAATCGTGAAGGACCATTATAACATTACGTTCCAATTCTATATGAATGATACAACAAGCAGTTGGAGCTGA